From the genome of Pseudoxanthomonas sp., one region includes:
- a CDS encoding Hpt domain-containing protein encodes MSALREAMSHAVLGWVKPELDETLRLVRQEIEAFVEAPADTSRMRFCAGYLHQVQGTLRMVELYAPAMVAEELELLAKALQDGGAGDRDEACATLMRGAVLLPDYLERLQEGHRDIPIVLLPLLNEIRAARGAPGLNESMLFPPGSCDDAAPSEAEIDHARSSLSGRNRELLDTVGNAVKEELLRVKDALDLHLRTGSDSAELESQVTELGNVADTLGMMGLGVARDVVMQQRDTLREVVAGTRPADEGTLLDVAGALLYVDASLDDQVARLGSGGDAAPDPSAAESQRTVEILAQEAIINFAGARERFVAFIETNWDHAELADVPRLLDEVAGALRMLELGQAGDYVVGVKRYVSGELIGKKRVPGGQQLDTLADAMASLEYYLEALRERRPNREDILEITRGSLETLRYWPLPAEAVAPVAVPVVEAPVAAPTPVAEAPIAQAPAADAPVADASGAPSVEPVAEAPAPVSFGALSLEPLDAAPAPPSAAANPFDPVGFEEDGLDTPAAAVAPPPAFEFPADVDDHAIDAPADDNAAIDVPETVPTPAPVVESDVLPDLRHEIAAAAAAVPSAVVGGFDGDSTDIDDDIREVFLEEFDEEIVNLRQLLPAWRSNTEDLERLRPIRRVFHTLKGSGRLVGAKTLGEFSWKVENMLNRVLDRTRAPSHAVEVLLEQACETLPQLNAALRGQGSVTADLPGLQDIADRLAAGEDAYYSAEPVVLDEEADVVAPVSAAPVSFVDDAPAVFEPEAEGTPASVDAVLREILEAEVDNHLDTVDHWLQKAQVDATPVTEELLRAIHTMNGALAMADVPEITHVTSPAEQYVKRLLAAGETPTPEGVAALADTAQAIRRSVAALQAPSPRIPVFAALAGQLRALGDSLPDVRHGAQIVDDTRQGTYVGQTPIAPPVGPSDVELLAMDLSAYLDAEAANGAGGFDAITPVAETGPAEAATSPVDETASASDATVGPADAPVVPETPASVDRSVTFYDIDYRITPRTSAPEAGVAASSGEEARDADSPVPVEEVAAEDIATVHIDVDAGADADAGMADQDDALSTAAEETAEPVEADVSVQATDDTVSVAEDDALLVDGDLPAFLVEADAATPADTDGTVVEEGVSVVDDIAAADEPVAVDATDTTAEEAQADAADEIEAIAFEGDVAGRDAAATLETPTETVEDEAPADEATTFAVADDASQADAGSDNTVDATADVSPSDDEIVVEAAAPDASVLDAADTTGAVDAADAEETASQDVEAVASVEVEESAVTSAPADMPEPEDALDVTGLDLDLVEIFIEEGNDLLDHSDDLIAKLRETPEDRALITSLQRDLHTLKGGARMAGIHAVGDLGHAIESMLESIAGQRTELDRRAIQLLERGFDALHAQLARVTARRAVVIPDGMIAEFNAHARGIELPAAPAASDAPAAPVELAPLSAPIDTDAATAPVEEEFFPVGQQEQVRVRADLLDRLVNNAGEVAIYRARLEQQLGAFRGAMAELDRTNIRMHDQLRRLDLETEAQIVARYQREHDKQDPTFDPLELDRFSTLQQLSRALAESAADISGLQGVLDDLARQYDSLLQQQSRVSSELQDGLMRARMLPFEGIVPRLRRVLRQAATETHKQVSLQFSGTHGEMDRNVLDRMTAPLEHLLRNSVAHGLETPKERRKAGKPEEGTVHVALRREGSEMVLEVTDDGAGLNRDAIRRRAEQRGLLQPGAVLPDSALDRLILEPGFSTADKVSQLAGRGVGMDVVYNEVRQLGGSLEINSVPGKGATFTLRLPQTLAVSQAVFVQIGETQFAVPVAAVSGIGRISHARFSAGAGSYHYAGEDYPLYNLGHLVGQGAAKAEGQPQVPLLLVRSGDLRAAVAVDQVLGNREIVVKPVGPQISSIPGIYGATITGDGSVVVILDAAPLVRRHLAQPQEPTQQAPAVEQRRVPLVMVVDDSLTMRKVTSRVLERHNFEVSAARDGVEALEKLEERVPDLMLLDIEMPRMDGYELATAMKADPRFKDVPIVMITSRTGDKHRQRAFDIGVQRYLGKPYQELDLMRNVYDLLGIARVRE; translated from the coding sequence ATGAGTGCGCTGCGCGAAGCCATGAGCCACGCCGTGCTCGGCTGGGTGAAGCCCGAACTGGACGAGACGCTGCGCCTGGTCCGCCAGGAGATCGAAGCCTTCGTCGAAGCGCCCGCCGACACCAGCCGCATGCGGTTCTGCGCCGGTTACCTGCACCAGGTGCAGGGCACGCTGCGCATGGTCGAACTGTATGCGCCGGCGATGGTCGCCGAAGAGCTCGAACTGCTCGCCAAGGCGTTGCAGGACGGCGGCGCGGGCGACCGCGACGAAGCCTGCGCCACGCTCATGCGCGGCGCGGTGCTGTTGCCGGACTACCTGGAGCGCCTGCAGGAAGGCCATCGCGACATCCCGATCGTGCTGCTGCCGCTGCTCAACGAGATCCGTGCCGCGCGCGGTGCGCCGGGCCTCAACGAAAGCATGCTGTTCCCGCCGGGCAGTTGCGACGACGCGGCGCCGAGCGAAGCCGAGATCGACCACGCGCGCAGCAGCCTCAGCGGGCGCAACCGTGAACTGCTCGACACCGTCGGCAATGCGGTCAAGGAAGAACTGCTGCGGGTGAAGGATGCGCTGGACCTGCACCTGCGCACGGGCAGCGATTCGGCCGAACTGGAGTCGCAGGTCACCGAACTGGGCAACGTCGCCGATACCCTCGGCATGATGGGCCTGGGCGTGGCGCGCGACGTGGTGATGCAGCAGCGCGACACGCTGCGCGAGGTGGTCGCCGGCACGCGGCCGGCGGACGAGGGCACGCTGCTGGACGTGGCCGGCGCGCTGCTGTACGTCGATGCATCGCTCGACGACCAGGTCGCACGCCTGGGCAGCGGCGGCGACGCCGCGCCGGATCCGAGCGCCGCCGAGTCGCAGCGCACGGTCGAGATCCTTGCGCAGGAAGCCATCATCAACTTCGCCGGCGCGCGCGAGCGCTTCGTCGCCTTCATCGAGACCAACTGGGATCACGCCGAACTGGCGGACGTGCCGCGCCTGCTGGACGAAGTGGCCGGCGCCCTGCGCATGCTCGAGCTCGGCCAGGCCGGCGACTACGTGGTCGGCGTGAAGCGCTACGTCAGCGGCGAACTGATCGGCAAGAAGCGCGTGCCGGGCGGACAGCAGCTCGACACCCTGGCCGACGCGATGGCCAGCCTGGAGTACTACCTGGAAGCGCTGCGCGAGCGGCGCCCCAATCGCGAGGACATCCTCGAGATCACCCGCGGCAGCCTGGAGACGCTGCGCTACTGGCCGCTGCCGGCGGAGGCCGTCGCGCCCGTGGCCGTGCCCGTCGTCGAGGCGCCGGTTGCCGCGCCGACACCGGTCGCCGAAGCGCCGATCGCACAGGCACCTGCCGCCGACGCGCCGGTTGCCGACGCGTCGGGCGCCCCGTCTGTCGAGCCCGTGGCCGAGGCGCCCGCACCCGTGTCGTTCGGCGCGCTGTCGCTGGAGCCGCTCGACGCGGCCCCGGCGCCGCCCAGCGCGGCCGCGAACCCGTTCGATCCGGTCGGCTTCGAAGAAGACGGCCTCGACACGCCGGCGGCCGCCGTGGCCCCGCCGCCCGCGTTCGAGTTCCCGGCCGACGTGGACGATCACGCGATCGATGCGCCGGCCGACGACAACGCCGCGATCGATGTGCCGGAGACGGTCCCGACGCCGGCGCCCGTGGTCGAATCCGACGTGCTGCCCGACCTCCGTCACGAGATCGCCGCCGCAGCAGCGGCCGTGCCGTCCGCCGTCGTCGGCGGCTTCGATGGCGACAGCACCGACATCGACGACGACATCCGCGAGGTGTTCCTCGAGGAGTTCGACGAGGAGATCGTCAACCTGCGCCAGCTGCTGCCGGCCTGGCGCAGCAACACCGAAGACCTGGAGCGCCTGCGGCCGATCCGCCGCGTGTTCCACACGCTGAAGGGCAGTGGCCGCCTGGTCGGCGCCAAGACCCTCGGCGAGTTCAGCTGGAAGGTCGAGAACATGCTCAACCGCGTGCTCGACCGCACGCGCGCGCCCAGCCATGCCGTCGAAGTCCTGCTGGAGCAGGCCTGCGAGACGCTGCCGCAGCTCAACGCCGCGCTGCGCGGGCAGGGCAGCGTCACCGCCGACCTGCCCGGCCTGCAGGACATCGCCGACCGCCTGGCGGCGGGCGAGGACGCGTACTACAGCGCCGAACCGGTCGTGCTGGACGAGGAGGCCGATGTCGTCGCGCCCGTGTCCGCCGCACCGGTGTCGTTCGTCGACGACGCCCCGGCCGTGTTCGAGCCGGAAGCCGAAGGCACGCCGGCGTCCGTCGATGCGGTGCTGCGCGAGATCCTGGAAGCCGAGGTCGACAACCACCTCGACACCGTCGACCACTGGCTGCAGAAGGCCCAGGTCGACGCCACGCCGGTCACCGAAGAACTGCTGCGCGCGATCCACACGATGAACGGCGCGCTGGCGATGGCCGACGTGCCGGAGATCACCCACGTCACCTCGCCGGCCGAGCAGTACGTCAAGCGCCTGCTCGCCGCGGGCGAGACGCCCACGCCGGAAGGCGTCGCCGCCCTGGCCGACACCGCGCAGGCGATCCGTCGCAGCGTGGCGGCCCTGCAGGCCCCGTCGCCGCGCATTCCCGTGTTTGCCGCACTCGCGGGCCAACTGCGCGCGCTGGGCGACAGTCTGCCCGACGTGCGCCATGGCGCGCAGATCGTCGACGACACCCGCCAGGGCACCTATGTCGGCCAGACGCCGATCGCCCCGCCGGTCGGTCCGTCCGACGTCGAGCTGTTGGCGATGGATCTGTCGGCCTACCTCGATGCCGAGGCGGCCAACGGCGCCGGCGGGTTCGACGCCATCACGCCCGTTGCGGAGACCGGCCCGGCCGAGGCCGCGACGTCGCCGGTCGACGAGACCGCCAGCGCCTCGGACGCCACCGTCGGCCCGGCCGACGCGCCCGTCGTACCGGAAACTCCGGCATCGGTGGATCGCAGCGTCACCTTCTACGACATCGATTACCGCATCACGCCGCGCACCTCGGCACCCGAGGCGGGCGTTGCCGCTTCGTCAGGCGAAGAAGCGCGCGATGCCGATTCGCCGGTTCCCGTGGAAGAGGTCGCCGCTGAAGACATCGCCACCGTCCACATCGATGTCGACGCCGGTGCCGATGCCGATGCCGGCATGGCCGATCAGGACGACGCCCTTTCGACGGCCGCCGAAGAGACGGCCGAGCCTGTCGAGGCGGACGTTTCCGTCCAGGCCACCGACGACACGGTCTCCGTCGCCGAAGACGACGCGCTGCTGGTCGATGGCGACCTGCCCGCGTTCCTCGTCGAAGCCGATGCCGCGACGCCGGCCGACACCGACGGGACGGTCGTCGAAGAAGGCGTGTCCGTGGTCGACGACATCGCCGCTGCGGACGAGCCGGTAGCCGTGGACGCAACCGACACCACTGCGGAAGAAGCGCAGGCGGACGCCGCCGACGAGATCGAAGCGATCGCCTTCGAGGGCGATGTCGCCGGCCGCGATGCCGCGGCCACCCTCGAGACGCCGACGGAAACCGTGGAAGACGAAGCGCCTGCCGACGAGGCCACGACGTTCGCCGTCGCGGACGACGCATCGCAGGCCGACGCCGGATCCGACAATACCGTTGACGCCACCGCCGACGTTTCCCCGTCCGATGACGAGATCGTCGTCGAAGCGGCTGCGCCGGACGCGTCCGTCCTCGACGCCGCGGACACTACCGGCGCCGTGGATGCCGCGGATGCGGAAGAAACCGCGTCGCAGGACGTCGAAGCCGTTGCCTCCGTCGAAGTCGAGGAGTCTGCCGTGACCAGTGCACCCGCCGACATGCCGGAGCCGGAAGACGCGCTCGACGTCACCGGGCTGGACCTGGACCTGGTCGAGATCTTCATCGAGGAAGGCAACGACCTGCTCGACCACTCGGACGACCTGATCGCCAAGCTGCGTGAAACGCCGGAAGACCGCGCACTGATCACCAGCCTGCAGCGCGACCTGCACACGCTGAAGGGCGGCGCGCGCATGGCGGGTATCCACGCCGTCGGCGACCTCGGCCACGCGATCGAATCGATGCTGGAGTCGATCGCCGGCCAGCGTACCGAGCTCGACCGTCGCGCGATCCAGCTGCTGGAGCGGGGCTTCGATGCGCTGCACGCGCAGCTGGCCCGCGTCACCGCGCGCCGCGCCGTCGTCATTCCGGATGGCATGATCGCCGAGTTCAACGCGCACGCCCGTGGTATCGAGCTGCCTGCCGCGCCCGCCGCCAGCGACGCGCCCGCCGCACCGGTCGAACTCGCGCCGCTGTCGGCGCCGATCGACACCGACGCGGCGACCGCGCCTGTCGAAGAGGAGTTCTTCCCGGTCGGCCAGCAGGAACAGGTGCGCGTCCGCGCCGACCTGCTCGACCGCCTGGTCAACAACGCCGGCGAAGTCGCGATCTACCGCGCCCGCCTCGAACAGCAGCTGGGCGCGTTCCGCGGCGCGATGGCGGAACTCGACCGCACCAACATCCGTATGCACGACCAGCTGCGTCGTCTCGACCTGGAAACGGAGGCGCAGATCGTCGCCCGTTACCAGCGCGAGCACGACAAGCAGGATCCGACCTTCGATCCGCTGGAACTGGACCGCTTCTCCACGCTGCAGCAGCTCAGCCGCGCACTGGCCGAGTCGGCCGCCGACATCAGCGGCCTGCAGGGTGTGCTGGACGACCTCGCACGCCAGTACGACAGCCTGCTGCAGCAGCAGTCGCGCGTCAGCTCGGAGCTTCAGGACGGCCTGATGCGTGCGCGCATGCTGCCGTTCGAGGGCATCGTGCCGCGCCTGCGCCGCGTGCTGCGCCAGGCCGCCACCGAGACCCACAAGCAGGTGAGCCTGCAGTTCTCCGGTACGCACGGCGAAATGGACCGCAACGTGCTGGACCGCATGACCGCGCCGCTGGAGCACCTGCTGCGCAACTCGGTCGCGCACGGTCTGGAAACGCCGAAGGAACGCCGCAAGGCCGGCAAACCGGAAGAGGGCACCGTGCACGTCGCGTTGCGCCGCGAAGGCTCGGAAATGGTGCTGGAGGTGACCGACGACGGCGCCGGCCTGAACCGGGACGCCATCCGCAGGCGTGCCGAACAGCGCGGCCTGCTGCAGCCCGGCGCCGTGCTGCCGGACAGCGCGCTGGACCGCCTGATCCTGGAGCCCGGCTTCAGCACCGCCGACAAGGTCAGCCAGCTGGCCGGCCGCGGCGTGGGCATGGACGTGGTCTACAACGAAGTGCGCCAGTTGGGTGGTTCCCTGGAGATCAACTCCGTCCCGGGCAAGGGCGCGACCTTCACCCTGCGCCTGCCGCAGACGCTGGCGGTCAGCCAGGCGGTGTTCGTGCAGATCGGCGAGACGCAGTTCGCGGTGCCGGTGGCGGCGGTCAGCGGCATCGGCCGCATCAGCCACGCCCGCTTCAGCGCCGGCGCGGGCAGCTATCACTACGCCGGCGAAGACTATCCGCTGTACAACCTCGGTCACCTGGTCGGCCAGGGTGCCGCCAAGGCCGAAGGCCAGCCGCAGGTGCCGCTGTTGCTGGTGCGCTCGGGCGACCTGCGCGCCGCGGTGGCGGTGGATCAGGTGCTCGGCAACCGCGAGATCGTGGTCAAGCCGGTCGGTCCGCAGATTTCCTCGATCCCCGGCATCTACGGCGCCACCATCACCGGCGACGGCAGCGTCGTGGTGATCCTGGACGCCGCGCCGCTGGTGCGCCGCCACCTGGCGCAGCCGCAGGAACCGACCCAGCAGGCCCCGGCGGTGGAACAGCGCCGCGTGCCGCTGGTGATGGTGGTCGACGACTCGCTGACCATGCGCAAGGTGACCAGCCGCGTGCTGGAACGCCACAACTTCGAGGTCAGCGCCGCGCGCGACGGCGTCGAGGCGCTGGAGAAACTGGAAGAGCGCGTGCCCGACCTGATGCTGCTCGACATCGAGATGCCGCGCATGGACGGTTACGAGCTGGCCACGGCGATGAAGGCCGATCCGCGCTTCAAGGATGTGCCGATCGTGATGATCACCTCGCGTACCGGCGACAAGCACCGCCAGCGCGCCTTCGACATCGGCGTGCAGCGTTACCTGGGCAAGCCGTACCAGGAGCTGGACCTGATGCGCAACGTGTACGACCTGCTGGGAATCGCCCGTGTCCGTGAGTGA